The DNA region GGTGCCGGCCGCAACGTCACCCGCCGATCTTTCCGCGCCTTCTTCGCCCGTTCCGTCGCAGCGGCCGGATCCGCCTCATAGGCGAGTCGTTTCGCCGCCGCTTCGGCCTGTTTCGCACCCATGGAGCCGAGGTCCTTGCCCGCCAACTCGGCATCCAACCGGGCCCTCGTGGCCCGATCCAGATGGGATAACTGGCCGACGATCAACCTTGTGGTCCAACCACCGATCTCACCCGTGGCCAGCAGATCCAGGGTGTGGGGCATGTCCAGCACCAGGTCCCGGGCGACATGCAACCGGCGCGATCCCTCGGTGGGGGACACTTTGCAGGCAAGGGCGATTTGGTCGGCGATCCCGCTGCCGATCTTCCGTGGATGCACACCCAACCGCATCTGCTCGGTGGACTGGGACTGGGCGAAGGCGACCATCTCCACCGCTTTGACCGCCTCCAGACTGGCTTGGAGACGTTCACACACCGCGATCCGGTCAATCCGGGCCGCATCCGACACCAAACCCTGATCCACACCCCGTGCGGACACCAGGCTGTGTAACCAGTCCAACGTCTCATCCAACCGGACCGTCACATCATCAGCCGCGGCAGCCGTCGGCGCCGTTGGCGCGTCCTCGGCGGCAGCAGTGTCGTCGGGCGCGGCAGTGTCGGGCAGGTCGATCCGCTCGACCGCCTCCAACACCGCCGCTGTACTCATACCAAGGACGGTAGAGCAACCCACTGACACTTTCGGCTCTACGTTCGACCAAAATGCCTCATCCGGCCTGAGAATTCGCTATGAGATTCGACTCCGTGCGGGCTGCTGTGCAGATCCGGCCACGAGTTCCCTGCCGGCCCGCGCATCTGACGCCCACGGGCCACCAACGTTCGCGAACCAAGCGGTAGCGGCATACGGCTTGCGCCCACGGGCCACCAACGACCACGGCCCAGGCGCGGACCGGGTACGTCTCGCGCCTACGGGCCACCAACGACCGCGAACCAGGCGTCACCCGCGTACGGCTTGCGCCCAGGGGCCACAAACGACCGCGAACCAAGCGCCCACCACGTACGACTGACGCCACCGGTCGACGAACTCAGCGCAATGCCCCAGCCGTAGCCTCGTACGCCTTCCGGCCCAGGAATCTGAGCCCCTCGACGCTGGGCGCCGCCCGGCCGGCCCGTAACAAGGGTCCGGTCAGCGAGATCAGACTGCGCCCGGCCGCCACCGCCCCAACCCGGGCCGGCGGCTCAGGCCAGAGCAGCGCACGCAGGTCAGCCTCCGCAATCGGCCGCCGACCGGTGCGCAGCGCGTGCTCAGCAGCGATCCGCACATGGGTGGCACGCTGCTCATCGACGAACAAGGCGCTGACCTGCCCGGCATGGATGCGATAGCGATAGCCGATCATGGGCAGATTGCCGAGCCTGCCGTACTCGGACAGCTCACACCACATCCGATAGTCCTCGGCATGGGCGCACGAGGGATCGAATCGCACCCCGCTGGCGACCAGTCGGTCCCGGCGGATCAGCACCGAGGCTCCGCAGTGACAGCTGCCGAAAACCAGCCGCTGCCGGCAGGCCCGGTCGCTGCGCGGCATCCGTACCCGGAACGAGGCATCGCCGTAGGCCTCGTAGTCCGTCCCGAGCACCAGCAGCTCCGGGTCTCGCTCCATCGCCGTCAGCTGGGCAACCAACCGACCCACGGGCATCTCGTCATCGGCGTCCAGCCGCGCCAAGAAGCTCCCACGTGCCTCGTCGAGTCCCCGGTTGAGCGCCCCGACCAGGCCCAGATTCGACTGCTGTACCACTCGGAGCCGCGGATCG from Microlunatus phosphovorus NM-1 includes:
- a CDS encoding HNH endonuclease signature motif containing protein, with the protein product MSVGCSTVLGMSTAAVLEAVERIDLPDTAAPDDTAAAEDAPTAPTAAAADDVTVRLDETLDWLHSLVSARGVDQGLVSDAARIDRIAVCERLQASLEAVKAVEMVAFAQSQSTEQMRLGVHPRKIGSGIADQIALACKVSPTEGSRRLHVARDLVLDMPHTLDLLATGEIGGWTTRLIVGQLSHLDRATRARLDAELAGKDLGSMGAKQAEAAAKRLAYEADPAAATERAKKARKDRRVTLRPAPDTMSLLTGLLPVEQGVACYAALDAAAKTAKAAGDKRSRGQIMADTLVARLTGQEKAEDTGFEVGVIMPLGALLDPKDPRPAELIGQDLLPADLIRDLIKDAEARCWWRRLFTRPTGDGGQLIVDADKRRRTFASWLAHLIRCRDKVCRDPYCGAPIRHLDHIHRHADGGAATATNGRGVCERGNYIRELPGWTVQIIDTDTHTVEIITPTGHHYRSRPPEPP
- a CDS encoding glycosyltransferase family 2 protein, which produces MIPSAGDPLVTVLIPAYNAGPYLRDTLVSVQQQGIDDLEILVIDDGSTDETGRVLAGFDDPRLRVVQQSNLGLVGALNRGLDEARGSFLARLDADDEMPVGRLVAQLTAMERDPELLVLGTDYEAYGDASFRVRMPRSDRACRQRLVFGSCHCGASVLIRRDRLVASGVRFDPSCAHAEDYRMWCELSEYGRLGNLPMIGYRYRIHAGQVSALFVDEQRATHVRIAAEHALRTGRRPIAEADLRALLWPEPPARVGAVAAGRSLISLTGPLLRAGRAAPSVEGLRFLGRKAYEATAGALR